One Equus asinus isolate D_3611 breed Donkey chromosome 26, EquAss-T2T_v2, whole genome shotgun sequence genomic window carries:
- the CACNG7 gene encoding voltage-dependent calcium channel gamma-7 subunit, whose translation MSHCSSRALTLLSSVFGACGLLLVGIAVSTDYWLYMEEGTVLPQNQTTEVKMALHAGLWRVCFFAGREKGRCVASEYFLEPEINLVTENTENILKTVRTATPFPMVSLFLVFTAFVISNIGHIRPQRTILAFVSGIFFILSGLSLVVGLVLYISSINDEVMNRPSSSEQYFHYRYGWSFAFAASSFLLKEGAGVMSVYLFTKRYAEEEMYRPHPAFYRPRLSDCSDYSGQFLQPEAWRRGRSPSDISSDVSIQMTQNYPPAIKYPDHLHISTSPC comes from the exons ATGAGTCACTGCAGCAGCCGCGCCCTGACCCTGCTGAGCAGCGTGTTCGGCGCGTGCGGCCTGCTGCTCGTGGGCATCGCGGTCAGCACTGACTATTGGCTGTACATGGAGGAGGGAACGGTGCTGCCGCAGAACCAGACCACGGAGGTCAAGATGGCGCTGCATGCTGGCCTCTGGCGCGTCTGCTTCTTCGCAG GCCGAGAGAAGGGTCGGTGCGTGGCCTCGGAATATTTCCTTGAACCGGAGATCAACCTGGTGACGGAAAACACAGAGAACATTCTGA AGACAGTGCGCACAGCCACCCCCTTCCCCATGGTCAGTCTCTTCCTGGTGTTCACGGCCTTCGTCATCAGCAACATTGGCCACATCCGCCCGCAGAGGACAATTCTGGCCTTCGTTTCTGGCATCTTCTTCATCCTATCGG GCCTCTCCTTGGTGGTGGGCTTGGTTCTTTACATTTCCAGCATCAATGACGAGGTCATGAACAGGCCCAGCAGCTCTGAGCAGTATTTTCACTATCGCTACGGGTGGTCTTTTGCCTTCGCTGCTTCCTCCTTCTTACTCAAAGAG GGGGCTGGCGTGATGTCCGTGTACTTGTTCACCAAGCGGTACGCGGAGGAGGAGATGTATCGTCCGCACCCGGCCTTCTACCGCCCGCGTCTCAGCGACTGCTCCGACTACTCGGGCCAGTTCCTGCAGCCCGAGGCCTGGCGCCGCGGCCGCAGCCCCTCCGACATCTCCAGCGATGTATCCATCCAGATGACGCAGAACTACCCTCCCGCCATCAAGTACCCGGACCACCTGCACATCTCCACCTCGCCTTGCTGA